The following are from one region of the Ruficoccus sp. ZRK36 genome:
- a CDS encoding fibronectin type III domain-containing protein produces the protein MSFLRPAMISKFLSYVAVTWFLSCLSVHAEWARINQSQFLNSDLNEITHGGEQWVGVGERGMIALYDGIGWNELDPVTDHDLNAVAYSDSRFIAVGDNGLILHSQDGSTTQWSVASSNTLENLVSVQYLNGQWVVLGDQGQLVTSPDGVSWDVAYPGSSSSSDRFRCITYFDGEYIALSSPRLWRSSDLVTWTEDSVDTHVSYPIGIEVLNGSLVVWGAYMMIASSADSYLWVQEVRPEQSDHYITDIIYTSGMYFATTSDRFQKENGTIFYSSDLTSWARADGSGRHHIAMDGSVFFADAGKLAEMSTDGIHWSEGKSVWENHAVFSNGQFYTVDRSFLYSSQDGINWARSSLPDGVSGEGLFEANGVFITASDGKVSKSTNLQNWQTVSTTYSKIGKDFLYAFGKYYAIGNDLFGVRVVLKSTDALSWSTIGPEYNLSSEGGSIAYGNGRLVILEDAMNAMSIKISTNGQTPTMYNLFDQPGASGVAFGNGVFVAVSDYADYEIRTSTDGLNWTVRQAPSKLLGGLHEICYVGGRFIARGDSQMLSSTDGVQWKTLSVEIWEADYQYRLDTRQAAYGNGVWFAPGGYAVVTSDFNDYQVVGSVSDQEFVEVQYLHGAFWALAQRAGNISGGTIWRSTDGAHWTVVQRTLFYPSQLIGYGEGVFVIDDTFGNVAFSVDSLDWVTYDSELSRTRTLAVVGNTMYAGQQRGLYKSVDGVSWSRIEAIPDDDVLLIVTSPLGITLVLDDDYRTSIYHSNDGTVWTLAYYSGPTGDLDLVDLLYDGSKLVACNRSGYILQSSDGVTWVQQATPSNIPMARSTVTDNLIYTLHDNGIYVSTKDVPYLFGLMPTVGKISSVAHGNGVSVAVGVDGGIYRQVREPVSNAPASITVSNVGARYLEVSWSDPQEAPAGYVLFYKKKDAEEWKQHSYLSGDTDSVVIEGLEPAEEYQFRMRRIAYDATLSFVDMVGPFPQTLTSRQEWRRGYFNGIENSGDGADNNDFDNDGLENIVEYAFGTNPCMANVLPIEYGVGPSTSMSNYNRITVKYPTDSLRTDIKRSLQYSKDLINWSSSGFSWVGTEPLDDTTSLVTSSLTTNSECVYIRFSVTDN, from the coding sequence ATGAGTTTTCTCCGCCCCGCCATGATCTCTAAGTTCTTATCATATGTAGCTGTTACTTGGTTCTTGAGCTGTTTGTCAGTTCATGCTGAATGGGCTCGGATAAACCAGTCTCAGTTTCTGAACTCTGATCTAAACGAAATTACCCATGGTGGAGAGCAGTGGGTTGGCGTTGGTGAGCGCGGAATGATCGCTTTGTACGACGGAATCGGTTGGAATGAATTGGATCCGGTGACAGATCACGACCTGAACGCGGTTGCATACAGCGACTCCCGCTTCATAGCGGTCGGCGACAACGGATTGATTCTCCACTCTCAAGATGGCTCGACTACCCAGTGGAGTGTGGCTTCATCCAACACGCTTGAAAATCTCGTAAGCGTTCAGTATCTGAATGGCCAGTGGGTTGTCTTGGGGGATCAGGGGCAGCTAGTCACCTCTCCTGATGGTGTATCCTGGGATGTTGCATACCCTGGATCGAGCTCTTCATCCGATCGGTTTAGATGTATTACTTACTTCGATGGTGAGTATATCGCACTGTCTTCACCTAGGCTCTGGAGGTCGTCTGACTTGGTCACATGGACAGAAGACTCGGTCGATACGCATGTAAGTTATCCAATCGGAATTGAGGTATTGAATGGAAGTCTTGTTGTTTGGGGAGCTTACATGATGATCGCGAGTTCTGCGGACAGCTACCTGTGGGTTCAGGAGGTGCGGCCAGAGCAGAGTGATCATTACATCACAGATATTATCTACACAAGCGGGATGTACTTTGCCACGACATCAGATCGTTTTCAAAAAGAAAACGGGACAATTTTCTACTCTAGCGATCTGACAAGTTGGGCTAGGGCGGACGGTTCCGGGCGTCACCATATCGCGATGGATGGCAGTGTATTCTTTGCCGACGCAGGAAAGTTAGCCGAGATGTCCACGGATGGTATTCACTGGAGTGAGGGAAAGTCTGTCTGGGAGAATCATGCCGTCTTCTCCAATGGACAGTTTTACACAGTTGACAGGAGCTTTCTGTATTCCTCTCAAGACGGCATCAACTGGGCGCGATCAAGTTTGCCCGATGGTGTAAGTGGAGAGGGACTTTTTGAAGCGAATGGGGTATTTATCACTGCTTCTGACGGAAAAGTATCCAAGTCAACTAACCTCCAAAACTGGCAAACAGTATCCACGACTTACTCTAAGATCGGGAAGGACTTTTTGTATGCCTTTGGCAAGTATTACGCCATTGGTAACGATTTATTCGGCGTAAGGGTTGTACTAAAATCCACCGACGCTCTCAGTTGGTCTACGATTGGTCCAGAGTATAATCTTTCGAGTGAGGGAGGCTCTATCGCATATGGTAATGGAAGACTGGTTATTCTGGAGGATGCGATGAATGCTATGTCTATTAAAATATCCACGAACGGCCAAACTCCAACCATGTATAATCTCTTTGATCAGCCAGGTGCTTCAGGAGTCGCATTTGGTAACGGGGTTTTTGTGGCTGTTTCTGACTATGCAGATTATGAAATCAGGACATCGACCGATGGGCTCAACTGGACTGTTCGGCAGGCACCTAGTAAGTTGTTGGGAGGATTGCATGAGATCTGTTACGTGGGGGGGCGATTCATAGCCCGAGGTGACTCACAAATGCTTAGCTCTACTGATGGTGTGCAGTGGAAGACGCTATCGGTTGAGATATGGGAAGCTGACTATCAATATAGGCTCGACACACGCCAAGCCGCATATGGCAATGGCGTCTGGTTCGCGCCGGGAGGCTACGCAGTCGTCACTTCCGATTTCAACGACTATCAGGTGGTGGGATCTGTGTCAGATCAAGAGTTCGTTGAGGTTCAGTACCTTCACGGTGCCTTCTGGGCATTGGCGCAGAGAGCAGGTAATATTAGCGGCGGTACCATATGGCGGTCTACAGATGGAGCGCACTGGACTGTTGTACAGCGTACTCTGTTCTACCCCAGCCAGCTTATTGGTTACGGAGAGGGGGTCTTTGTTATTGATGACACTTTTGGTAACGTGGCTTTCTCTGTGGATTCGCTTGATTGGGTGACATACGATTCTGAGCTGTCCCGAACTCGGACGCTCGCAGTAGTTGGAAATACTATGTACGCTGGCCAACAACGCGGCCTGTACAAATCTGTGGACGGCGTCTCTTGGAGCCGGATTGAGGCAATCCCAGACGATGATGTTCTGCTCATCGTGACTTCGCCCCTCGGCATCACTCTTGTTTTGGATGACGACTACAGAACAAGTATCTATCATTCCAATGATGGTACTGTCTGGACGCTAGCCTACTATTCGGGTCCAACAGGCGATCTCGATCTGGTCGATTTGCTATATGATGGATCCAAGCTGGTCGCATGCAATCGTTCAGGCTACATTTTGCAATCCAGCGACGGTGTTACGTGGGTTCAGCAAGCTACCCCATCGAATATCCCGATGGCCCGTTCCACCGTGACGGACAATCTGATTTATACGCTGCATGATAACGGTATTTACGTATCAACTAAGGATGTACCTTACCTGTTTGGATTAATGCCGACAGTGGGAAAAATCTCCTCTGTTGCACATGGCAATGGGGTGAGCGTAGCAGTTGGTGTCGATGGGGGCATATACAGGCAAGTGCGCGAGCCAGTCAGTAACGCACCCGCGAGTATCACCGTATCGAATGTTGGCGCCCGATATCTCGAGGTGTCATGGTCCGATCCTCAAGAGGCCCCAGCGGGCTATGTCCTTTTTTACAAAAAGAAAGATGCGGAGGAGTGGAAGCAGCATTCCTACCTTTCTGGGGACACCGATTCAGTGGTCATCGAAGGGCTTGAGCCAGCGGAAGAGTATCAGTTTCGCATGCGTAGAATTGCATATGATGCGACACTGTCCTTTGTAGACATGGTTGGCCCTTTTCCGCAGACGCTGACTTCTCGACAGGAATGGCGCCGGGGTTACTTCAATGGTATCGAAAATTCGGGCGATGGGGCTGATAACAATGATTTCGATAACGACGGACTGGAGAACATCGTTGAGTATGCTTTCGGAACCAATCCATGCATGGCGAATGTACTTCCAATTGAGTATGGGGTCGGTCCTAGTACCTCGATGTCGAACTACAACCGAATCACAGTTAAGTATCCGACAGATTCTCTACGCACGGACATTAAACGATCCCTGCAGTACTCCAAGGACCTAATCAATTGGTCTAGCTCAGGCTTCAGCTGGGTGGGTACAGAGCCGCTCGACGACACTACGAGTTTAGTCACGTCTTCGTTAACCACTAACAGTGAATGTGTATACATTCGATTTTCAGTAACCGATAATTGA
- the hcp gene encoding hydroxylamine reductase: MFCNQCEQTAHGIACDIAGVCGKNEDVAALQDALIHALQGLSYWAREAHRLDLRDEQIDILVLKGVFTTLTNVDFDPARLSELIREVVARREALAARVAAHGGGVPVGSDCLAFAPAVDDDALVDQGKALNLIESLDVDPDIRSLKQILLYGIKGICAYAEHASKFGQSDPVVIDFIHEALIALDTDGVSLEDGVALALKCGEVNLRAMELLDAGNTGHYGHPVPTQVPLGHRKNKCILISGHDLKNLETLLQQTEGKGIDVYTHGEMLPCHGYPELRKYPHFYGHYGTAWQNQRLELPAFPGPVLFTTNCIQRPASTYAQRVFTTGLVGWPGAQHVPEDDFSVVVEMALEMDGFTDYCDKGSVTTGFARNAVLGVADQVIDAVKAGAIKHFFLVGGCDGSRPGRNYYTEFVKQTPKDSVVLTLACGKFRFFNQDLGTIGGIPRLLDIGQCNDAYSAIQIAVALSEAFDCGVNELPLSMILSWYEQKAVSILLTLLYLGIKNIRLGPTLPAFITPNVLNYLVDAYQIQPITTPEADLQAILAL; the protein is encoded by the coding sequence ATGTTTTGTAATCAGTGTGAACAGACCGCCCACGGCATTGCCTGCGACATCGCCGGTGTATGCGGGAAGAACGAAGACGTCGCAGCCCTACAGGACGCGCTCATCCACGCGCTGCAGGGGCTGTCCTACTGGGCACGGGAAGCGCATCGTCTCGACCTGCGCGACGAGCAGATAGATATTCTCGTCCTGAAGGGCGTTTTCACGACCCTGACCAATGTTGACTTCGATCCGGCGCGGCTTTCGGAGCTGATTCGCGAGGTGGTCGCCCGTCGTGAGGCACTGGCCGCACGCGTGGCGGCACACGGCGGAGGCGTCCCGGTCGGTAGCGATTGCCTGGCCTTTGCCCCGGCGGTGGACGACGACGCACTGGTCGATCAGGGAAAAGCGCTCAACCTGATCGAGAGCCTCGACGTTGACCCCGACATCCGCTCGCTCAAACAAATCCTGCTCTACGGGATCAAGGGCATCTGCGCTTACGCCGAGCACGCCAGCAAGTTTGGCCAGTCTGATCCCGTCGTGATCGACTTCATCCACGAGGCCCTGATCGCGCTGGATACAGATGGCGTCTCTCTGGAGGATGGCGTGGCGCTCGCGCTCAAATGTGGTGAGGTCAACCTGCGGGCGATGGAGCTGCTCGACGCGGGTAATACCGGTCACTACGGGCACCCGGTCCCGACACAGGTGCCGCTGGGCCACCGCAAAAACAAGTGCATTCTCATCAGTGGCCACGACCTGAAGAATCTCGAAACGCTCCTGCAGCAGACCGAGGGCAAGGGGATCGACGTGTACACCCACGGCGAGATGCTTCCCTGCCACGGCTACCCGGAACTGAGGAAGTACCCGCACTTTTACGGCCACTACGGGACTGCCTGGCAGAACCAGCGGCTGGAGCTTCCGGCCTTTCCGGGGCCGGTGCTTTTCACGACGAACTGCATCCAGCGCCCCGCCAGCACCTACGCCCAGCGCGTCTTCACCACCGGGCTAGTTGGCTGGCCCGGTGCTCAGCACGTGCCCGAGGACGACTTCTCCGTAGTCGTAGAGATGGCTCTGGAGATGGACGGTTTTACCGACTACTGCGACAAGGGAAGCGTCACCACAGGCTTTGCCCGTAACGCCGTGCTCGGCGTCGCCGATCAGGTCATTGACGCGGTCAAGGCCGGGGCGATCAAGCACTTCTTCCTCGTCGGCGGCTGCGATGGTTCCCGCCCGGGGCGCAACTATTACACCGAGTTCGTCAAGCAGACCCCGAAGGACTCGGTCGTGCTGACCCTGGCCTGCGGTAAATTCCGCTTCTTTAATCAGGACCTGGGCACCATAGGCGGCATTCCGCGCCTGTTGGACATCGGCCAGTGCAACGACGCTTACTCGGCCATCCAGATCGCCGTTGCGCTGAGCGAGGCCTTTGACTGTGGCGTGAACGAGCTGCCGCTGTCGATGATCCTGTCCTGGTACGAGCAGAAGGCCGTTTCTATCCTGCTGACGCTGCTTTATCTGGGGATCAAAAACATTCGCCTGGGGCCGACGCTGCCCGCCTTTATCACGCCCAATGTCCTGAACTATCTGGTCGATGCCTATCAGATCCAGCCAATTACGACACCGGAAGCGGATCTTCAGGCGATCCTCGCCTTGTAA
- a CDS encoding Crp/Fnr family transcriptional regulator codes for MSEYEAIISQCSLFQGLGEQDISSLAGICSEKKVARGELIFVEGTPAQGFYLVAQGQVKIFKSNAEGKEIILHVCGPVESFAEVPVFHGAPYPASASATQTSRLLYFPRAELAETISRHPTLSLNMLANLAQKLRRFTKQIESLALKEVPARLASHLIYLTENQKHPERVTLRLPKGQLANLLGTSPETLSRVFARLTEAGIIQMNGKDISILDRDELIRLAD; via the coding sequence ATGAGTGAATACGAAGCCATTATTTCCCAGTGCAGCTTGTTCCAAGGGCTGGGCGAGCAGGATATCTCCTCGTTGGCCGGAATCTGCTCGGAGAAGAAGGTGGCCCGCGGTGAATTGATCTTCGTCGAGGGAACACCCGCGCAGGGTTTTTACCTCGTGGCGCAGGGTCAGGTGAAAATCTTCAAAAGCAACGCCGAGGGAAAAGAAATCATCCTGCATGTGTGCGGACCGGTGGAGTCCTTCGCGGAGGTTCCGGTCTTTCATGGAGCTCCGTACCCGGCCTCGGCCAGCGCGACCCAGACTTCGCGTTTGCTCTATTTCCCACGGGCGGAGCTGGCAGAGACGATTTCCCGCCACCCCACTCTCTCTCTGAATATGCTGGCAAATCTCGCGCAGAAGCTGCGCCGCTTCACCAAGCAGATCGAAAGCCTCGCGCTAAAGGAGGTTCCTGCCCGCCTGGCCTCCCATCTGATCTATCTGACGGAAAACCAGAAGCATCCCGAGCGGGTGACGCTGCGCCTGCCCAAAGGACAGTTGGCCAACCTCCTCGGCACCTCCCCGGAAACGCTTTCGCGCGTCTTCGCCCGCCTCACTGAGGCCGGTATCATCCAGATGAACGGCAAAGACATCAGTATTCTCGACCGAGATGAACTTATCCGCCTGGCCGATTAA